DNA from Methanococcus voltae:
TATTTAAGTACATATTTTTATATACTCGATTTCCATATATTAGAGAGATATAGATATAAGATTACATAAAATTTTATTATATTATTTATGTATTAATCATATAGTTTAATCAAAAATATTATCAAAATTATTATCAGTAATTCTAATCAATAATGTTAATTATTTTAATTTTATTAAATGGAAGGATTATCATTAATAATCTGTTATTATAACGGTGAGTATAATGCTTAGTGCAATTTTAGTGCCATACGGTATATTTATAGTTAAAAAAGACGATGAAACACAAAATTTTGAAGATATTACAAACAATATCGTATACTTTAAAAAATTTGATGAAGAAGAAATTCCATCAATTATGTATGAATTAAGGCAAGATGCCAATGAAAAGAAAGAAGAATTAAAAAATGCTTTAATTGAAGAAATTAAAGAACTTAAAGAAACTAACGAAAATAAAGAAGATTTAGAAGAAAAAGACGAAAAAGATGAAAAAGATGAAGAAATTGCTAATTTAGAAAGTTTAAAGATTTTAAACCTTGAAGAATTAGAATCCATCACTTTTGAAGGTTCAAAAATTAAAGCTGAAAATGACGCTATTAGAAACGTTATGTATGAATTAGGCGTTCAATATGGCGTATTTGAAGATTTAGAAGATGACTTTTTAAATAAAATGAATGAGTGGACAGTTCAATATACAAAAATGATGATGAAAAGAAGTTCACAGGCAAAAGACAAGTTAATTGTACAAACTGTTAACGCATTGGACAACCTCGATGAAACTTTAAATTTATTCTCTGAAAGATTAAGAGAATGGTATTCATTATATTTCCCTGAAATGGACAACATTGTTAAAAAACAGGACGCATATGTTCAGTTAGTTTCAGAATACGGATTTAGAGAAAACTATACAAGAACAAGGTTAAAAGAAGAAATGCCTCAAAACTTAGCAAGAACTTTATCAGTTGCTGCAAAAAAATCTATGGGTGCTGAAATTTCAGAAGTAGATTTGCAGATTATAAAAAGCCTTGCTAATGAAATACACAATTTATACAAGTACAGAGAAGAATTATTGGCATATTTAGATAATTCTATGACGGAAGTCGCACCTAACTTAACCAAAATTGCAGGTCCTTCAATCGGTGCAAGACTTATAAGTCTCGCAGGTGGTATGGACAGACTTTCAATATTGCCTGGTTCAACAATACAGGTAATCGGTGCTGAAAAAGCATTGTTTGCACACTTAAGAGAAAGGGCAGACTCTCCTAAGCACGGTATCATATTCCAACACCCTTATATCCAAGGTGCTACCGGCTGGACACGTGGTAAAATATCAAGAGCTATTGCTTGTAAAATGTCAATTGCGATTAAAGCAGATGTAAGCGGTAATTATATTGCAGACGATTTATCTGAGCAGATTGATAAAAAAGTAGCAGATATTAAAACCAGATTCCCAAAACCACCTATTAAAAAGAAATCAAAAAGACCTCAAGGAAAAG
Protein-coding regions in this window:
- a CDS encoding Pre-mRNA processing ribonucleoprotein, with the protein product MLSAILVPYGIFIVKKDDETQNFEDITNNIVYFKKFDEEEIPSIMYELRQDANEKKEELKNALIEEIKELKETNENKEDLEEKDEKDEKDEEIANLESLKILNLEELESITFEGSKIKAENDAIRNVMYELGVQYGVFEDLEDDFLNKMNEWTVQYTKMMMKRSSQAKDKLIVQTVNALDNLDETLNLFSERLREWYSLYFPEMDNIVKKQDAYVQLVSEYGFRENYTRTRLKEEMPQNLARTLSVAAKKSMGAEISEVDLQIIKSLANEIHNLYKYREELLAYLDNSMTEVAPNLTKIAGPSIGARLISLAGGMDRLSILPGSTIQVIGAEKALFAHLRERADSPKHGIIFQHPYIQGATGWTRGKISRAIACKMSIAIKADVSGNYIADDLSEQIDKKVADIKTRFPKPPIKKKSKRPQGKGRPGKPGDRRPQGKGKPQRRDGNKDGRDRGDRNDKKDGRDGRDRRDRRDNRDNKNRDSRNRPDNKNKNNDKNMNKGGKGKNNQGQAGKGEKRKVERVVIGKTSSKINK